The Dunckerocampus dactyliophorus isolate RoL2022-P2 chromosome 1, RoL_Ddac_1.1, whole genome shotgun sequence genome has a segment encoding these proteins:
- the zfp64 gene encoding zinc finger protein 64 isoform X2, with translation MCRQISLTMAAAYDAEGHSVVVEVSPDIHICGFCKQQFNNFQVFVAHKQTGCSLQSMRNSSATTTASPLPGSSMEVVLEETFQTCLLRGVKKILTKPQKSKKLKDSLTSKRHSCCFSGCTFMTQYGQKDMERHLKTHTGEKPFECELCHKRFSRRDKLNMHSRSHTGEKPHKCKLCAYAAADSSSLKKHLRIHYDERPFKCQICPYASRNSSQLTVHLRSHTGDAPFQCQQCDAKFKINSDLKRHVRVHSGEKPYKCDLCEYRCAMKGNLKSHVQIKHAAENSFHCAHCDFKCANKTALRQHSRQHRPVQPVQCPKCTYSCASRGALKVHERIHSEERPFKCDSCGYASKQRSNLVIHRKRFHSDTAEKGGGRGGGKRPGDDPPKPVSSRYRAKLDATRAFSCDLCSASFVREDSLRSHRKQHREVQNPLQGHVGSPLPAVAPQVEVPVQTDSLSQLKIIVSSAENSNKMVLLSPEHQDMVVNSMLLAPGPCQSAEATYVPQTVLLTPLHTTTADDPLQQVQPTVVTHDSAASPQTFITTCTELEDLSALVQEGGTEVTVVTEGNGAVMTTPPSGGVEGRGQCLSM, from the exons ATGTGTCGCCAAATAAGCTTGACTATGGCGGCGGCTTACGACGCAGAAG GACATTCTGTGGTGGTGGAGGTGAGCCCTGACATCCACATTTGTGGATTCTGTAAGCAGCAGTTCAACAATTTCCAAGTGTTTGTGGCACACAAGCAGACTGGATGCTCTCTACAAAGCATGAGGAACAGCTCAGCCACAACTACAGCTTCTCCCCTGCCAG GCTCCAGCATGGAGGTGGTCTTGGAGGAGACGTTCCAGACGTGTCTCCTGAGAGGGGTCAAGAAGATCCTCACCAAACCACAGAAGAGCAAGAAGCTGAAAGACTCGCTGACGTCCAAGAGGCACAGCTGCTGTTTCTCAG GCTGCACCTTTATGACGCAGTACGGTCAAAAAGACATGGAGAGAcacctgaaaacacacacag GCGAGAAGCCGTTTGAGTGCGAGCTGTGCCACAAGCGCTTCAGCCGGCGGGACAAGCTCAACATGCACAGCCGTTCGCACACTGGCGAGAAGCCGCACAAGTGCAAGCTGTGCGCGTACGCGGCGGCCGACAGCAGCAGCCTGAAGAAGCACCTGAGGATCCACTACGACGAGCGGCCCTTCAAGTGTCAGATCTGTCCCTACGCCAGCCGCAACTCCAGCCAGCTCACTGTGCACCTACGCTCGCACACCG GTGATGCACCCTTCCAGTGCCAGCAGTGCGACGCCAAGTTCAAGATCAACTCGGACTTGAAGCGGCACGTTCGGGTACACTCGGGGGAGAAGCCCTACAAGTGCGATCTGTGCGAGTACCGCTGCGCCATGAAAGGTAACCTCAAGTCGCACGTTCAGATCAAACACGCCGCCGAGAACTCCTTCCATTGCGCACACTGCGACTTTAAGTGCGCCAACAAGACGGCGCTGCGTCAGCACTCGCGCCAACACCGGCCCGTTCAGCCCGTCCAGTGCCCCAAGTGCACGTACTCCTGCGCCAGCCGGGGGGCCCTCAAGGTCCATGAGAGGATCCACTCCGAGGAGCGGCCGTTCAAGTGCGACTCGTGCGGCTATGCCTCCAAGCAGCGCAGCAACCTGGTCATCCACAGGAAGCGCTTCCACTCGGACACGGCAGAGAAGGGCGGCGGGCGAGGCGGCGGCAAGAGGCCTGGCGACGATCCCCCGAAGCCCGTCAGCTCTCGGTACCGGGCCAAACTGGACGCCACTCGAGCCTTCAGCTGCGACTTGTGCAGTGCTTCGTTTGTCCGGGAGGACTCGCTGAGGAGTCACAGGAAGCAGCACAGAGAAGTCCAAAACCCCCTGCAGGGCCACGTGGGCTCCCCGCTTCCTGCTGTGGCGCCTCAGGTGGAAGTCCCGGTACAGACGGACTCATTGTCACAGCTCAAAATTATTGTCTCTTCAGCGGAGAATTCCAACAAGATGGTTCTGTTGAGTCCAGAACACCAGGACATGGTGGTGAACTCCATGCTGCTGGCGCCTGGGCCATGCCAAAGCGCAGAGGCCACCTACGTACCCCAGACAGTCCTGTTGACGCCACTCCACACCACCACTGCTGACGACCCGCTGCAGCAGGTCCAACCAACTGTTGTCACTCACGACTCTGCCGCTAGCCCGCAGACTTTCATCACCACCTGCACAGAACTGGAGGACCTGAGCGCTTTGGTGCAGGAGGGCGGCACGGAGGTGACAGTTGTGACAGAGGGGAATGGCGCCGTGATGACGACTCCACCCAGTGGCGGCGTAGAGGGTCGAGGGCAGTGCCTTAGCATGTGA
- the zfp64 gene encoding zinc finger protein 64 isoform X1 → MCRQISLTMAAAYDAEGHSVVVEVSPDIHICGFCKQQFNNFQVFVAHKQTGCSLQSMRNSSATTTASPLPALLLFLIASSSSSRVVLLGPSCSSSEGSSMEVVLEETFQTCLLRGVKKILTKPQKSKKLKDSLTSKRHSCCFSGCTFMTQYGQKDMERHLKTHTGEKPFECELCHKRFSRRDKLNMHSRSHTGEKPHKCKLCAYAAADSSSLKKHLRIHYDERPFKCQICPYASRNSSQLTVHLRSHTGDAPFQCQQCDAKFKINSDLKRHVRVHSGEKPYKCDLCEYRCAMKGNLKSHVQIKHAAENSFHCAHCDFKCANKTALRQHSRQHRPVQPVQCPKCTYSCASRGALKVHERIHSEERPFKCDSCGYASKQRSNLVIHRKRFHSDTAEKGGGRGGGKRPGDDPPKPVSSRYRAKLDATRAFSCDLCSASFVREDSLRSHRKQHREVQNPLQGHVGSPLPAVAPQVEVPVQTDSLSQLKIIVSSAENSNKMVLLSPEHQDMVVNSMLLAPGPCQSAEATYVPQTVLLTPLHTTTADDPLQQVQPTVVTHDSAASPQTFITTCTELEDLSALVQEGGTEVTVVTEGNGAVMTTPPSGGVEGRGQCLSM, encoded by the exons ATGTGTCGCCAAATAAGCTTGACTATGGCGGCGGCTTACGACGCAGAAG GACATTCTGTGGTGGTGGAGGTGAGCCCTGACATCCACATTTGTGGATTCTGTAAGCAGCAGTTCAACAATTTCCAAGTGTTTGTGGCACACAAGCAGACTGGATGCTCTCTACAAAGCATGAGGAACAGCTCAGCCACAACTACAGCTTCTCCCCTGCCAG CTCTCCTGCTGTTCCTGATagcctcctcctcatcttctcGTGTTGTACTTTTGGGCCCATCCTGCTCATCTTCTGAAG GCTCCAGCATGGAGGTGGTCTTGGAGGAGACGTTCCAGACGTGTCTCCTGAGAGGGGTCAAGAAGATCCTCACCAAACCACAGAAGAGCAAGAAGCTGAAAGACTCGCTGACGTCCAAGAGGCACAGCTGCTGTTTCTCAG GCTGCACCTTTATGACGCAGTACGGTCAAAAAGACATGGAGAGAcacctgaaaacacacacag GCGAGAAGCCGTTTGAGTGCGAGCTGTGCCACAAGCGCTTCAGCCGGCGGGACAAGCTCAACATGCACAGCCGTTCGCACACTGGCGAGAAGCCGCACAAGTGCAAGCTGTGCGCGTACGCGGCGGCCGACAGCAGCAGCCTGAAGAAGCACCTGAGGATCCACTACGACGAGCGGCCCTTCAAGTGTCAGATCTGTCCCTACGCCAGCCGCAACTCCAGCCAGCTCACTGTGCACCTACGCTCGCACACCG GTGATGCACCCTTCCAGTGCCAGCAGTGCGACGCCAAGTTCAAGATCAACTCGGACTTGAAGCGGCACGTTCGGGTACACTCGGGGGAGAAGCCCTACAAGTGCGATCTGTGCGAGTACCGCTGCGCCATGAAAGGTAACCTCAAGTCGCACGTTCAGATCAAACACGCCGCCGAGAACTCCTTCCATTGCGCACACTGCGACTTTAAGTGCGCCAACAAGACGGCGCTGCGTCAGCACTCGCGCCAACACCGGCCCGTTCAGCCCGTCCAGTGCCCCAAGTGCACGTACTCCTGCGCCAGCCGGGGGGCCCTCAAGGTCCATGAGAGGATCCACTCCGAGGAGCGGCCGTTCAAGTGCGACTCGTGCGGCTATGCCTCCAAGCAGCGCAGCAACCTGGTCATCCACAGGAAGCGCTTCCACTCGGACACGGCAGAGAAGGGCGGCGGGCGAGGCGGCGGCAAGAGGCCTGGCGACGATCCCCCGAAGCCCGTCAGCTCTCGGTACCGGGCCAAACTGGACGCCACTCGAGCCTTCAGCTGCGACTTGTGCAGTGCTTCGTTTGTCCGGGAGGACTCGCTGAGGAGTCACAGGAAGCAGCACAGAGAAGTCCAAAACCCCCTGCAGGGCCACGTGGGCTCCCCGCTTCCTGCTGTGGCGCCTCAGGTGGAAGTCCCGGTACAGACGGACTCATTGTCACAGCTCAAAATTATTGTCTCTTCAGCGGAGAATTCCAACAAGATGGTTCTGTTGAGTCCAGAACACCAGGACATGGTGGTGAACTCCATGCTGCTGGCGCCTGGGCCATGCCAAAGCGCAGAGGCCACCTACGTACCCCAGACAGTCCTGTTGACGCCACTCCACACCACCACTGCTGACGACCCGCTGCAGCAGGTCCAACCAACTGTTGTCACTCACGACTCTGCCGCTAGCCCGCAGACTTTCATCACCACCTGCACAGAACTGGAGGACCTGAGCGCTTTGGTGCAGGAGGGCGGCACGGAGGTGACAGTTGTGACAGAGGGGAATGGCGCCGTGATGACGACTCCACCCAGTGGCGGCGTAGAGGGTCGAGGGCAGTGCCTTAGCATGTGA